The segment TCTTTGGTTATTAGGCATTGATTCAAAATGAAACATTTCTTTACTTATTCTTATTTTTTTTATAATTTCATATATTCTAATTTTAAAATTTTGTTTTTGAATATTTAAATAATTATTAACATTTATTACTATTTGATAGTTTCTTTTAAATTTTATTTCTAAATAAGTAATAAGTAAATTTTGTAAAGCACTAATTGTATAACCTTTTTTGCCAATTAAAATTGAATTTTTATTCTTACAATTAATATTAATATAAAATTTATTACCATTTAATATTATTTCTTCTTGATAATTTTTTATATTAAAAAGTTCCAATAAATCATGTCATTTATCATTCAAATAATTTTTAACATCATTTTCATTAAAAATAAAAATTTTAGTAATAGTTTTAAATAAACATTTTTCTATACCTAATTTTATATAAAATGTTTTGGGGGGCAAATTTTTGATAGTTTTTTCTAAATCAATATTTTTTTTAAATGATTTAATTTCCATCTTTTTTTCTCCACATTATAATAAATTACTTATTTTTTTTAGGTTGAACAACTATTTCAGATTTTGTAAATATCTTTTTAATCTTACTTGAAAATGGTGTACTAATTGTACCATTTTTTTTATAACGACTACGTTTATGTTTATTATAGTAATGAATACCAAGAGTTTGAAATATTTGTAATATTCCAGAAATAATTCAATAAATGCCTAATCCTGAAGGAGCAACACATACATAAAATAAAAACATAAAAATCATAACGCTTTGAATAATAACTTGTTTTTTTAATGCAGCTT is part of the Spiroplasma endosymbiont of Lasioglossum villosulum genome and harbors:
- a CDS encoding protein jag encodes the protein MEIKSFKKNIDLEKTIKNLPPKTFYIKLGIEKCLFKTITKIFIFNENDVKNYLNDKWHDLLELFNIKNYQEEIILNGNKFYININCKNKNSILIGKKGYTISALQNLLITYLEIKFKRNYQIVINVNNYLNIQKQNFKIRIYEIIKKIRISKEMFHFESMPNNQRKIIHEIVKNIEGISSFSEGIGYNRHVVIRLEN